One Siniperca chuatsi isolate FFG_IHB_CAS linkage group LG3, ASM2008510v1, whole genome shotgun sequence genomic region harbors:
- the LOC122873486 gene encoding N-acetylaspartate synthetase-like encodes MEEKAQKKYVQKHDKDLKAQNGLQPIVVREFEPADKPEVQRIFYEGLMEMVPDTAFRGLTHHPESLLLYTAVTVVCLVITMCWWLIGLLPAIVLCGRYFYSRRVIRGYLEHAMSRDMGDIEGFYMKSSDSCLWVAVLEGKVVGVVAAVGQQKSGGAVELLRMSVDRSCRRCGVGVALGRKVLEFAVTHRYSSVVLGTTAYRHAAHQLYQRLGFHCVGVTNGYVTPSTRWSLLGHIFYRVRHHHYSLDVQNSKITSNGQH; translated from the exons atggaggaaaaagcacagaaaaagTATGTccaaaaacatgacaaagatCTAAAAGCTCAAAATGGACTTCAACCTATAGTTGTGCGTGAGTTTGAGCCAGCAGACAAACCGGAGGTACAGAGGATCTTTTATGAAGGGCTGATGGAGATGGTCCCAGACACCGCCTTCAGAGGCTTGACACATCACCCTGAGAGTCTCCTGCTCTATACTGCTGTGACAG TTGTATGTTTAGTCATCACCATGTGTTGGTGGCTGATAGGACTCCTCCCTGCTATTGTGCTGTGCGGGCGCTACTTCTACAGCAGACGTGTGATCCGTGGTTACCTGGAGCACGCCATGAGCAGAGACATGGGAGACATCGAAGGGTTTTATATGAAATCATCAG ACTCCTGTCTGTGGGTAGCAGTGCTGGAAGGCAAAGTGGTGGGTGTCGTAGCAGCAGTCGGCCAGCAGAAGTCAGGAGGTGCTGTCGAGTTGCTGCGGATGTCTGTTGACCGGAGCTGTCGGCGGTGTGGAGTCGGCGTGGCACTGGGGCGAAAGGTTCTGGAGTTTGCTGTCACTCACAGATACTCCTCTGTTGTCCTGGGAACCACAGCGTACAGGCACGCTGCCCACCAGCTATACCAGCGTCTGGGCTTCCACTGCGTGGGGGTCACCAATGGGTACGTCACACCCAGTACGAGATGGTCCTTACTGGGACACATTTTCTACAGGGTCCGCCATCATCACTACAGCCTCGATGTGCAAAACAGCAAGATCACTTCAAATGGACAACACTGA
- the rtn4rl2a gene encoding reticulon-4 receptor-like 2a translates to METSSIFRSRRCSIMRNCKSGLSLWLVVWLVLGKPSPASACPHLCVCYPTPMTVSCQAQNFTAVPVGVPYESQRVFLQNNRITQLRVGSFGFGTQVLWLFSNNITWIEAGAFSELRDLEELDLGDNPNLHRLEGGAFRGLEKLQSLHMHRCRLTALPHDIFHKLYSLQFLYLQENNLHFLQDDIFSDLINLSQLFLHGNRIRTLSENVFRGLVNLDRLLLHDNRIRQVNRRAFRDLGRLTMLFLFNNSLAELPSQTLRDTQGIEFLRLNANPWSCGCEARALWEWFREARVSSSEVICASPSTRRGQDLRFLREMDFALCPLPDPGSIAGSTTTTFSTKTRWWFHKNKPQSSTKGVFEKSSETVKAGLHGKGPSTTTSVVKYELGEEELALPKLDPEEYWANYGNEDSGVTLRCFELECPPEFDLPPSSSSPSSSSPSYLSLLALSVFSLCLSLHLLFG, encoded by the exons ATGGAAACCTCTTCGATTTTTCGGAGCCGACGATGCTCCATCATGCGCAACTGCAAAA GCGGTCTCTCCCTCTGGCTGGTGGTGTGGCTGGTCCTCGGCAAGCCAAGTCCGGCATCGGCGTGCCCGCACCTGTGCGTGTGCTACCCGACGCCCATGACTGTGAGCTGCCAGGCGCAGAACTTCACCGCCGTCCCGGTCGGAGTGCCCTATGAGTCGCAGCGCGTGTTCCTTCAGAACAACCGCATCACGCAGCTTAGAGTTGGCTCTTTTGGCTTCGGGACTCAG GTTCTGTGGCTGTTCTCCAACAACATCACGTGGATTGAGGCAGGGGCCTTCAGTGAGCTGAGGGACTTGGAGGAGTTGGACCTGGGGGACAACCCCAATCTCCACAGGCTGGAGGGGGGAGCCTTCCGCGGCCTAGAGAAGCTCCAGAGCCTCCACATGCACCGCTGCCGGCTCACTGCCCTGCCCCATGACATTTTCCACAAGCTTTACAGCCTGCAGTTCCTCTACCTGCAG gAGAATAATCTCCACTTCCTGCAGGACGACATCTTTTCTGACCTCATCAACCTGAGCCAGCTTTTCCTGCATGGCAACCGTATCCGCACCCTCTCAGAGAACGTGTTCCGCGGCCTGGTCAACCTCGACCGCCTTCTCCTCCACGACAACCGCATCAGGCAGGTGAACCGCCGCGCCTTTCGCGACCTCGGCCGCCTGACCATGCTCTTCCTCTTCAACAACTCCCTGGCTGAGCTGCCCAGTCAGACCCTGAGGGACACGCAGGGCATTGAGTTCCTCCGCCTCAACGCCAACCCCTGGTCCTGCGGCTGCGAGGCCCGCGCCCTGTGGGAGTGGTTCCGCGAGGCCCGTGTGTCTTCATCTGAGGTGATCTGTGCCTCCCCTTCAACCCGCCGTGGCCAGGACCTCCGCTTCCTTCGTGAGATGGACTTCGCCCTCTGCCCCCTGCCCGACCCAGGCTCCATCGCCggctccaccaccaccaccttcaGCACCAAAACCCGCTGGTGGTTCCACAAGAACAAGCCCCAGTCGTCTACGAAAGGCGTCTTTGAGAAATCCTCAGAGACTGTCAAGGCTGGTTTGCACGGGAAAGGCCCATCCACAACCACGTCTGTAGTCAAGTACGAGTTGGGGGAGGAAGAGCTGGCGCTGCCCAAACTCGACCCAGAAGAGTACTGGGCAAACTACGGCAACGAGGACTCAGGTGTCACCCTGCGATGCTTCGAGCTCGAATGTCCACCTGAGTTTGACCtgcctccatcttcctcctctccctcatcctcctctccctcttacCTCTCACTACTAGCCCTTTCTGTTTTCAGCCTCTGCCTCAGCCTCCACCTGCTATTCGGCTGA